A genomic window from Thunnus thynnus chromosome 12, fThuThy2.1, whole genome shotgun sequence includes:
- the LOC137193816 gene encoding leucine rich adaptor protein 1-like, with protein sequence MAEEILNDSLPDLKELENKVGRKTPESLLVWMRDCGDCWSSDVGERGDHSSAFSDSFSDKISNLKQEMRWLRSADVRILRQLVAVHEGIEAMRWLMEERGALASRGSSLTGSLSSLVTLEEPGASMSPWRESPSPTCLYDLAETTGEESADHPPHTGDGKSYFDMLCPESTEARPPSPSNSKCEVSCSTQASSTPANSLVSANLPKSQPQDSDAAPSQDIKVGADPIRRALQRSCKVARRDVKVGTGSFALIQQSAKTQTEHQTQGSLRASQNNMMEEDKSTPDRENVLLGYDAQWCWVESQDDVTFL encoded by the exons ATGGCGGAGGAAATTCTCAACGATTCATTACCAGATTTGAAAGAGCTGGAAAATAAAGTTGGGAGGAAAACACCGGAAAGTCTTCTGGTTTGGATGAGGGACTGCGGTGATTGTTGGAGCTCTGATGTGGGCGAGAGGGGCGACCACAGCTCTGCCTTCAGCGACAGCTTCTCTGACAAAATAAGCAACTTAAAACAAGAGATG AGGTGGCTGCGTTCTGCTGATGTGAGGATTCTGCGCCAGCTGGTGGCTGTGCACGAGGGTATCGAGGCCATGCGTTGGCTGATGGAGGAGCGGGGCGCCTTAGCCAGCCGTGGCAGCAGCTTGACAGGAAGTCTGAGCAGCCTGGTGACTCTGGAAGAGCCGGGGGCCTCAATGTCCCCCTGGAG GGAAAGCCCAAGTCCAACCTGCCTTTATGACTTGGCTGAAACCACTGGTGAGGAATCAGCAGATCACCCACCACACACTGGCGATGGCAAAAGCTACTTTGACATGCTCTGCCCAGAATCAACTGAGGCAAGACCTCCGAGTCCTTCCAACTCCAAATGTGAAGTCAGTTGTTCCACACAGGCATCATCTACTCCTGCCAACAGTTTGGTTAGCGCCAATTTACCAAAGTCACAACCACAGGACTCAGATGCAGCTCCATCACAGGACATCAAAGTTGGTGCTGACCCCATCAGAAGAGCTCTGCAGAGATCTTGCAAGGTTGCAAGAAGAGATGTAAAAGTGGGTACTGGTAGTTTTGCCCTCATTCAACAGTCAgcaaagacacagacagagcacCAAACTCAGGGGAGTCTCAGAGCCTCTCAGAACAATATGATGGAAGAAGACAAGAGCACCCCTGATAGAGAGAACGTTTTGCTGGGGTATGATGCTCAGTGGTGCTGGGTGGAGTCACAGGACgatgtgacatttttatga